In a single window of the Melioribacteraceae bacterium genome:
- a CDS encoding response regulator transcription factor, which produces MIKIAIIEDNTVIREGLSALINGTPEYSCVGAFSDCESFLAKLEKLDVNVALMDIGLPGMTGIEGIEKAKRKKPELNILVLTVYEDNNTVFKALCAGACGYLVKKTTPSRLLEAIKDANEGGSPMSSLIARQVINVFQQNQNKKNDNDEDQLSQREIEVLTSLSNGNNYQEIADSLFISVDTVRHHIRNIYRKLHVHSQSEAVAKAIRKGII; this is translated from the coding sequence ATGATCAAAATAGCCATAATTGAAGATAACACTGTTATTCGTGAAGGTTTATCTGCATTGATTAATGGTACTCCCGAGTACAGCTGTGTTGGCGCATTTTCAGATTGTGAATCATTTCTTGCTAAATTAGAAAAGCTTGACGTAAATGTTGCGTTGATGGATATTGGTTTACCCGGTATGACCGGAATAGAAGGAATAGAGAAGGCTAAACGTAAAAAACCGGAATTAAACATTTTAGTTTTGACTGTATATGAAGATAACAACACAGTGTTTAAAGCGCTTTGCGCTGGAGCGTGTGGTTATCTTGTAAAAAAAACAACCCCCAGCCGATTACTTGAAGCTATTAAAGATGCTAATGAGGGAGGTTCGCCAATGAGTTCCTTAATTGCCCGGCAGGTAATTAATGTATTTCAGCAGAATCAAAATAAAAAAAATGATAATGATGAAGATCAGCTTTCTCAAAGGGAAATTGAAGTTTTAACATCTCTCTCCAATGGAAATAATTATCAAGAAATAGCTGATTCCCTTTTCATTAGTGTTGATACTGTTCGACATCATATTAGAAATATATACCGGAAATTACACGTTCATTCCCAGTCTGAAGCCGTAGCAAAAGCAATAAGAAAAGGAATAATTTAG